A window of Desulfuromonas soudanensis genomic DNA:
CCGAACTCGGACTCCTCGGCCACGTAGTCGAGGGCATCATCCATGAACTGGAAGGCGATCCCCAGTTCCATGCCGAATTCGTGAAGGGCGGCCTGTTCCTCCTCGCCGATTCTGCCGAGAATCCCGCCGCACTGGCAGGCAGCGGCGATCAGGACCGCGGTCTTGGTCCGGACCACGGTGATATAACGTTCTTCGTCGAGATCGACATCGCAGGTGCTGATCAACTGCAGCACCTCCCCTTCGGCCATCATCGTCGTGGCATCGGAGAGGACCTGAAGAATCTTCAGATCGCCATTGCGGACCATGATGGAGAAGGATTTTGCGAAGAGGAAATCGCCGACCAGAACCGAAGCCTCGTTCCCCCAGACGGCGTTGGCCGAGGCATTCCCCCGGCGCAGCACGGCGCTGTCGACGACATCGTCGTGCAGCAACGTGGCGGTATGAATGAATTCGACGACGCTGGCCAGACCGATATGGTTCTCGCCGCCATACCCCACCAGACGGGCACAGAGAAGAAGGAGCATGGGCCGGACGCGCTTGCCGCCGCTGGCCAGAACATATTCTCCGACCTTGCGGATCAGCGCCACCTCCGAATCGAGATCGCGCCGGAACTGGGCCTCAACCTTGAGGAGATCTTCCTTCAGTAATTCCAGTGCATTTTCCATGGGGGGTTCACCGTCCTCGGGGTAGGAAATCCTGCCTATCCTAAAGAATCAACGGGACCCTTGTCAAAACAATTTTCCTTCGTCGCCAGGGGAAGACCCAATCGAAACAGCGCTCCTCCGGAGTCCGACGTCTCGGCACGGAGGGTTCCGCCATGAGCCTCCGCCAGTTTGCGGCAGAGGGAGAGGCCGAGGCCGGTCCCCTCGCCGCTCCCCTTGGTGGAGAAAAAGGGGTCGAAAACCCGCTCCAGAAGTTCGGCGGGGACCCCCGGACCGCTGTCGGACACCAGGACCACCCCCTCTTTTCCGTCGCGGCGGATTTCCACGGTCAGGGTCCCCTTCCCCGCCATCGCCTGGGCGGCATTGAGGAAGAGGTCGACCAGCACCTGGCGCAGCTGGTCGGCATCGCCGACGATCGGCGGCAGCGCCGGCCCCTTGTCCAGGCGCAGTACGATCTCCCGGAAGAGTTTCTGCGGCCGCAGGGAAGCCAGGGTCCCCTCGACCAGGGGCGCGAGCTGCAACGGTTCGGTGCGGGGCGGAGCCGTCCGGGCAAAACCGAGAAGGCCGCCGGTGATCCGCTTGCAGCGCTTGCACTCGTCGATGATCGCCTGGACGTCGTCGCGGCGGGGATCGCCTTCGGCGAGGTCCTCCCGGAGGAGTTCGGCATAGCCGAGAATGATGCCGACGGGATTGTCGATCTCATGGGAAACACCGGCGGCCAGTTGGCCGATGGCGGCGAGGCGCTCGGCCCGGATCAGCTGTTCCTGCATGGTCCGCAGCTCGCTGTTGGCGTCCGAGAGGGCGCGGTTCTTTTCCGTCAGTTGATGCTGACTGACGGCCAGGCTTTCGGCCATTTCGTTGAAGGCCCGGGCGAGGGAGCCGATCTCGTCCCCCCGGGGGGTGGCGATCCGCGTCTGCAGGTCACCCTGGGCAATCGCCCGGGCGCCGACGGTCAACTCCTTGATCGGCCGGGTGACCCGCCGCGCCGCCAGGGCCACCAGGAGCAGGGAAGAGAGGACGGCCAGGATCGCGATGCGGAGGAAGTGCTGACGCACCTCCGCCAGGCGGATGTCGACGGAATCATAGGAGATCAGGTAACGCACGGCGAGGATTCGGGCGCCGCTCGGCGAGAAGGCCGGGGTCACCAGATCGAGAATGCGCCCCCCCCCGGGGAGGCTCAGGGTCCGGGTGGTGGTTTGATCGCTGAGCATCCGCTCCGGGGCGATTTCCTCCTCCGACCCGGTCAGAGTCCGGGTCGAAAAGGATCCGAAACCGGGGGAGCGGTAGAGCAATCGTCCATTCGGGGAGTAGATGGACACCTGGATCAGGTCGGCGTTGACAGCGAGAAAATCGTTCACTTCCTGAATGGTGGTCCCGTCGGCCTGCGGGGAAAAGGAGCCGCGGAAGAGCTTGAGGAGTTCGGGGGTGGCAAAACGGACGAAGGAGATGCTCTGGGCGCGGAGGTGTTCCTCCCACTGCCGCGACTGGCTGCGTTCCAGGACCAGAAAGGTCACCAGCAGCAGGAGGACGAGGATGCCGCTGGTATAGAGAAAAAGTTTTTTGCCCAGGGTGATCTGCATGGGGAGCCATCCGGCGGGGAGGGGTGATCGGAATCCGCACCACGCGGACAGGGGCATGATAGAGGAGCGGTGCAAGGAGTGTCAAGGCGCGCACCTGCCGCTGGACGTTTTTCAATGTTGACAATTGCCCATCCTGCGGCTAGTTTAATCACCACTTTGGTCAGCAATGCAAGGCTTGACTTTGCCTTCGGGTCACCTAAACTTGGCCTGGGCTTTTTCCAAATTGTTACAGGAGGTTACATGGACAAACCGGTTTACAACCACGCCATCGTCCGCAGCTTCGTTGCCTGGAGCGTCGTCTGGGGGCTGGTGGCCGTTCTGGTCGGAGTGATCGTCTCTTTCCAGATGGTCCTTCCGGAACTCAACTTCCCCCCCTACCTCACCTTCGGCCGGCTGCGGCCGATCCACACCAACGCCGGGATCTACGGCTGGGGGGTGGGGACCATCTTCGCCATGTTCCTCTACATCGTCCAGCGCCTCTGCCGGGTCCCCCTGTGGAGCGACAAGCTGGCCACCTTCCAGCTCTGGTTCTTCAATATCACCATCGCCGCCTCGGCGGTGACTCTCCTCCTCGGCTACACCACCTCCAAGGAATACCACGAGATGGAATGGCCGATCGATGTCATGGTCGTCATCCTCTGGGTGGCCTTTTCCATCAACATCATCATGACCATCGTCAAACGCAAAGAGGAGCAGATGTACATCTCCCTCTGGTACATGCTCGCCTCCATCGTCGGCGTGGCGATCCTCTATCTGGTCAACTCGGCGGCCGTTCCCGTCTCCCTCTTCAAGTCCTACTCGGCCTTTGCCGGAACCAACGACGCCAACGTCCAGTGGTGGTTCGGGCACAACGCCGTCGCCATGGCCCTGACGGCGCCGCCGCTGGCCATGTTCTACTACTTTCTCCCCAAGTCGACGGGGGTCCCGATCTACAGCCACCGGTTGTCGATCATCTCCTTCTGGAGCCTGATCTTCATGTACCTCTGGACCGGCGCCCACCACCTCCTCTGGACGCCGGTTCCCGACTGGATCCAGACCCTGGCCATGGCGTTTTCGGTGATGCTCATCGCTCCGTCCTGGGGGAGCGTCTTCAACGGCTATCTGTCAATGAACGGCCAGTGGCATCAGATGCGCGAGAACTATCTGGTCAAATTCCTGATTCTCGGCATCACCTTCTACGGCCTGCAGACGTTGCAGGGACCGATGCAGGCCATCCGCTCCTTCTCCGCCTTCATCCACTACACCGACTGGATCCCCGGACACATCCACATGGGGACCCTCGGCTGGGTTTCTCTCATCGCCTTTGCCGGGATCTACTACCTCCTGCCGCGCATCTACGGGCGGGAGGTCTACAGCATCCCCCTGGCCAACCTCCACTTCTGGCTCGTCCTCATCGGCCAGCTGATCTACTCGGTCAGCCTGTGGATCGCCGGGGTACAGCAGGCCGGCATGTGGCACTCCATGGAGAATGACGGCAGCCTGACCTATTCCTTCATGGAAACGATGATCGAAATGTATCCGTACTGGTGGGCCCGGGCCGTCGGCGGGGTCATTTACCTGCTCGGTCTCGGCGTCTTCATCTACAACCTGATTCTGACGGTTCGCAAGGGGAAACCCTCCGACGATGCCGTCGGCCAAACTGCCTAAAGAGGGAGGAACCGAAGCCATGTGGGAGAAAAAACCGTTCCTCTTTCTGATTCTGGCCACCGCCGCCATGCTGGTCGGCACCATCATTACCATGGTCCTCCCCTTCGTCTGGGTCAACACCGAGGCCGATCGCATCGCCTCCGTCTCCCCCTACACGCCCTTGGAGCAGGAGGGGCGCGACATCTACATCCGCGAAGGGTGCAACAACTGCCATACCCAGACCGTCCGACCGCTGGTCGCCGAAGTCCTTCGCTACGGGGAATATTCCAAGTCCGGAGAATTCGCCTACGACCGCCCCTTTCTCTGGGGATCGAAGCGCACCGGCCCTGATCTGGCGCGGATCGGCGGCAAATACCCCGACGCCTGGCACACCCAGCACATGGCGGCGCCGACGGCCATGATCCCCCGTTCCAACATGCCGGCCTACGCCTTTCTCGGCGAGAGGAGCCTCGATACCGGACATACCCGCCGGAAGATGGAAGTTCTCGGCTTCCCCTGTACGGACGAGGAGATCGCCGGGTTGCAGGGGAAAAACGAGCTGGACGCCGTGGTCGCCTACCTGCAGAAACTCGGCAGCGACATCCCCTGGCGCCAGGCGGCGCAGACACGGGTGGTCGGCGAACTGACCAACCCCTATCTGGGAGACTCCTCCGTCATCGCCGAGGGAGAAGGTCTCTACGACCAGCACTGCGCCGTCTGTCACGGCAAGGACCTGGCAGGCGACATCGGCCCCGACATCCAGGATCTCGACATGGCGGATGCCGAGCTCTATCAAATCCTCTACAATGGTCTTCCCGAGGGGGGGATGCCGGCCTTCGACTCCCTCGGCTCGACCCGGGTCTGGAAACTCGTCAACTACCTCAAATATCAGAAGAGGCACTAAATGGACTGGGCTTCGGTACTCTATCTCGGCTTTACTTTCGGGCTCTTGGTCGTCTTTGCGGTGATCGTCATCCGCACATACAACCGCAAGCGTAAAGCCCGACTGGAAGAGCCCAAGCACCGCATGCTCGAAGACGATTGAATCAAGGGGAGGAAACCTTTATGTCCATGCTCGAGGAACACCAGCACAAGCACCCGGTCCACGAATTCGACGGCATCATCGAGAACCGGGCCAACAGACCGCCGGCTTATTTTGCCGTCCTCTTTTACGGCCTGATCGTCTGGGGTGTCATCTTCTGCGCCTATTACCTTCTCTCCGGCTGGAGCTCCAGCGGCGAATTCGAGGAGAAGATGGCGGCCCACCAGCAACAGGCCGGATCGGCTCCCGTTGCCGCGGCGGCCCCGGCGACGGCGCTGGAGGAGGCCGAAAACGGCAAGGAACTCTTCGCCAGCCACTGCGCCATGTGCCATGGCGCCGAAGGGGAGGGAGGGATCGGCCCCGATCTCACCTCGGGAAGCTTCAAGTACGGCCGCGATGCCGCCGATATTGCCGAATCGATCCGCAACGGCCGCCCCCGGGGGATGCCCGCCTTCGGCAGCCAGTTCAAGGCCGCCGAGATCGATAGCCTGACGGACTTTGTCCTCTCCCTGAAGTAGATGCAAGCCCTGGGGGCCAGCGAATAACGACTTCTGGAGAGGCAACCGGACGGCCTCCCCGAGAGCTGAACTCATGACCCCGATCCGACCCCATCTCCTCGGCCCCTGGCGGCTCGCCTTCCAATGGGGAGCAACCCTGGCCCTGCTGCTGATCCCCTTTGTCCGCTTCGATGGGGAGAGCCTGCTGCGCCTCGACATCGCCACCCTGACGTTGCACGCCGGCGGCGCAACCTTCCGCATTCAGGAGCTCTATCTCTTTCTCCTGCTGGGGCTGGCCCTGGTCCTCTTTTTTCTGCTGCTGACCCTGGTTCTCGGCCGCGCCTGGTGCGGCTGGGCCTGCCCCCAGACCTCCCTGACCGACCTCGCCGAGGGGTTTGCCCGGCTCATCGGCGCCCGGGTCGCCGGGGGGCGCATCGAGGCGGCACCCTGGCAGCAGGCGGCGCTGCACCTCTTTTACGGCGCCCTCGCCCTGCTGGTGGCGGCCAACCTGATCTGGTACTTCATCTCTCCCTACGATTTCTTCCCGGCGCTCCTCGGCGGCGCCCTCCCCCGGGGAGCCTGGGTTACCCTCCTTGCCGTCGCCGCCTTCGTCTACTTCGACCTGGCCCTGGTGCGACGGCTGATGTGCCGGGAATTTTGTCCCTACGGCCGGTTCCAGACGGTGCTCGTCGACCCCGGCACCCTGACCCTGCGCTTTCATCCCGACGAGGCAGCGCGCTGCATATCCTGCGGCGCCTGCGCGCGCAGCTGTCCCACCGGCATCGACATTCGCAACGGCTATCAGATCGAATGCATCAACTGCGGGCGCTGCCTCGATGCCTGCCGCATCGTCATGGCCCGCCGGGGCGAACCAGGAATCATCCGCTACACCTTCGGCCTGGAAAACCGCGGCCTGCGGGCGCTGATCAATCCCCGCCTGGCCCTGGTTTCCCTGCTCTTTTTTTCCCTCTCCATCGCCCTGACCGCAGCGGTCCTCCAACGGCCGGCGGCCAGTCTCGCCCTGGCGCGCAATGCCGGGGCGGCCAGCCGCCTGCTGGATGACAAAACCCAGGCCTCCTTCTTCACCGGTTACGTCGCCAATCGCCTGCAGACGCCGCAGACCCTGTCGCTGCGAGCCTCCTCCCCAGAGGGGGAACCCTTCCGGCTCCGCGGCCCGGTGCGGGAGGTGGTGCTTACCGCCGGGGAAAGACGACGCTTCGATTTCGTGCTGCTGACGCCCGTCCCCGAGGGGGAGAGTCCGCAGAAGATCCTCTTTTTTCTCGACAATTCGTCCGGGAGACCCTTGGCCCGGGCCCATGCCTTTATCACCGCCGTAAAGGATTCCCCGCCATGACCGCCGCTTCTTCGCCCAACCGCTGGCCCCTGCTCCTCGTTACCCTCGGCGCGCTCTTTCTCCTCTTCAGCGCCTGGTCGGCCTACCGCGCCGTCAACGGCGGCAGCGCCGTCTCCGACCGCAATTATTACAGTCACGGTCTCAGGTACAACCACACCCGGGTCGAGCAGAAGGCGGCGGAAAGTCTGGGATGGAGTCTGACCGCCGAGGTCCGGGGGCGACAGATCGAAATCCGTCTCGCCGACCGCGCCGGCCTCCCGGTCGGCGCCTGTCGGGGAGAGCTGGAACTTTTCGCCTCCCGGCCGGAGACCCTCCTGCTCCTCCCCCTGGCGGAATCGTCCCCCGGACTCTATACGGCGACGATCGCCCCGGAGCTCCGCGGAGAGGTTTCCGCCCGTCTCCGGCTCAGCCGCGATGGCGCCCGGATCGACCGGCGCCTCCTGTTCAATCTCTGAGTTCGGGTGTAAAGATTTTCGTCGCGTCGTTGCGTCGTCGCGTGAAACAAGCCCTTAAAGCAGGATCTTTTCCTCACGCGACGCCGCAACGACGCAACGAAGGTCATAAACAATCGAGGCAACTGCAGGCGCCTTTCTCCAGGGGCAGGAACCCAAGACCCACAACCTCACGACACGACGGGACCGCACACTTTGAGCACCGATTCCTGCCATCACTGCCGGCTGCCCATCCCCCCGGCCGATGCGATTATCGACCGCATTGACGGACAGGAGCTGCGCTTCTGCTGCCAGGGGTGCCGCAGCGTCTACCGCATCATCAGCGGCGCCGGTCTTGGCACCTACTACGAGAAACGGCAGTTGAGCCGTTCCGGGCTTCCGGCAGGGACGGTTCAGGACACCTACGACGACGCCTATCTGTCCGGTTTCGTTTCGGAGCGGCACGGGAAGGGGGAACTCTCCTTTCTCATCGAGGGGATCCGCTGCGCCTCCTGCGTCTGGCTGGTGGAAAGGTATGTCGGGTCTCTTGCAGGGGTCAGCGAAATTCGCCTCAACTACGGAACGCACCGGGGAAGGGTCGTCTTCGACCCCCTGGCCGTCTCCCCCGGAGCGATCTTTGCCGCCGTCGCCCGTCTCGGCTACACTCCCCGCCCCTTCAGTTACGATGCCGCCCGCCAGGCCGAGGAGAGAGAGCAGCGCACCACGCTGATCCGCTTCGGCACCGCCTGCTTCCTCTCCATGCAGCTGATGGGTTACTCCCTGGCCCTCTACGCCGGTTATTTTCAGGGGATCGATCCCGCCTCGCGCACGCTGATGCAGTATTTTGCCGCCCTGGTGACGACGCCGGTCGTCTTCTACTCCGGCTGGCCCTTTCTCCGCGGCGCCCTGCGCAGCCTGCGCACCCGCACCGCCAACATGGACCTCCTCATCGCCCTCGGGGTCCTTTCCGCCTACGGCGCCAGCCTCTTCGCCCTCTACGGCGGCGGCGAGGTCTATTTCGACACGGCGGCGATGATCGTCACCCTGATCCTCGCCGGCCGCCTCTTCGAAGGGTCGGCGCGGCGCCGGGCGGCCAGCGGCGTCGACCGTCTCCTGCGTCTGACCCCGGAGATCGCCCACAGGGAAATCGGGACGACGACGGAGGTGGTCGCCACGGGGAGCCTGAGGATCGGCGACATCCTCCTCGTTCGTCCCGGAGAGCGCCTCCCTGTGGACGGCACGATCCTCGCCGGGAGCACCGAGATCGACGAGGCGGCGGTCTCCGGCGAGCCCCTCCCCGTCCTCCGGATCGCCGGGGACCCGGTGACCGCCGGGACCCTCAACCTTTCGGCCTCGGTGCGGGTGCAGGTCACGGCTCCGGCCGCCGACTCCTTCGTCGCCCGGGTCGCCCGCCTCGTCGAGGAGGCCCAGTCGCGCCGCGCCCCCGTTCAGCGCCTCGCCGACCGGGTGGCTGCCCTCTTCGTCCCCCTCGTCGTCCTTGTGGCCGGCGCCACCTTCAGTTACTGGATTTGGGCCGCCGGCACGGTCGATCCGCTGCTGGCGGCGGTGGCCGTGCTGGTCATCGCCTGCCCCTGCGCCCTCGGACTGGCCACGCCGACGGCGGTCCTCGTCGCCACGGGGGCAAGCGCCGAGAGGGGGATCCTTTTCCGCGGCGGCGATGTCCTCGAAGGGACGGCGCGCCTCACCTTGGCCGCCTTCGACAAGACCGGAACCCTCACCGAGGGGAAGCCGAAGATCGCCGCCATCCGCCCTTTGGCCGGGAGCGAGGAGGACCTACTTAACCTCGTCGCCCGCGCCGAAGGGGGCTCGAACCACCCCCTGGCGAAGTGCATCGTCGCCGAAGCCCGGCGGCGCGGTCTTGAATCCGGCGACGGCGGGGGGATTCGCACCCTCCCCGGCCTCGGCGTCGAACTCGACCTCGAGGAAGGGATGCTGCGGGTCGGCAGCCGGCGATTCCTGCAACAGGCGGGGATTGGCGGCATGGACCCCTTTTCCGGTGAGGCTCTGACGGAAATCCATGCCGCTCTCGGCGACCGCTACCTCGGCAGCATCCTCTGCGAGGACACCCTGCGCCCGGAGGCGGCCGACGCGGTGGCCCGGCTCCGGCGGCTGGGGATAGGCACGGCAATCCTCACCGGCGACACCGTCGAGGCCGCCCGGAGCATCGGCGACCGGCTCGGCATCGACGAGGTCCACGGCGCCCTGAGCCCGGGCGACAAGGCCGAGTGGGTAAAAAACGCGATGGCCCGGGGGGAGCGGGTGCTGATGGTCGGGGACGGCATCAACGACGCCCCGGCGCTGTCGGAGGCCGACGTCGGCTGCGCCATGGCCGGGGGGACCGACATCGCCCTCGAAACTTCCGACCTGGTCCTGACCCGCCCCGATCTGACGACCCTGGTCGCCGGGGTCGAGGTCGCGCGGCGCACCCTAGGCATCATCCGTCAGAACCTCTTCTGGGCTTTTGCCTACAACATCCTCGCCCTCCCCCTGGCCGCCGCGGGAGAACTGGCGCCGATTCACGCCGCCGCCGCCATGGCCGCCAGCTCGATCTGCGTCGTCGGCAATTCGCTGCGGCTGAAAAACCTTTGACCTTGGCCCCCCGACGGATAAACTGTCGGTTATTGCTTAAGGGAGTACCCCATGCACAGTTCCACCCTTATCCTCATCATCCTCTCCCTCTTTCTCGGCACCGGAGTCTGGCTCGTATTCATCTGGGCGGTAAAGAAAGGGGAGTTCGACGATATCGAAGGCGCCAAATACCGGATGCTCGAAGACGACCTGCCACCGACCCGCCAAGGAGAAGACGTTGATGAAAAATCCCCATTCCCCTGATGTCCTGCGTCATGCCGCCGCGGTTCTGACCCTCCTCCTGATCCTCTCCGCCCTGGCCGTTCCGGCCCTGGCCGGCGGAGAAACGCGCCTCGTGGAGAGGGCCTCTGGCGGCCTAAACGCCGTGCTTCTTCTCAAGGAGGCGCCCCTGGTCGCCATGACGCAAATTCCCTTCGAGCTGCAACTCACCGACGACGCCGGATCGCCGCTCACCGGGGCTTCCGTCCGTTGCGACCTGAGCATGCCGGCGATGGCGATGCCGATCAACCGGCCGGCGGTCACGGAGAAGGGGGGGAGTTACCGCGGCGAGGCCATCTTCACCATGGCCGGGGCCTGGCGGGCCACCTTCGAAATCCTGCTCCCCAACGGCGAGGCGAAGACCCTGATCTTCGATATGGATCGGGTCCTGCTGAAATGATCGACCCCCTCTACACCCTCGCCCTGGCCACCGGCCTCTTCGGTTCGGGGCACTGCATCGGCATGTGCGGCGGACTGGTCGCCGCCCTCTCCCTTTCGGCGGAGGGGCGGCGCGGCGGGATCGTCTTCCACCTCCTGTACAATGCCGGGCGCATCCTGACCTACACCCTGGTGGGACTTCTCGTCGGCTGGCTCGGCTCGGCCATCGCCTACACCGACATCTTCTCCGGCGCCACGCGGGTCATTCTCGTCGCCTCGGATCTCTTCGTGATCGCCGTCGGCCTCGGCAGCGCCGGTCTCTTTGCCCGGCTCAACCTCATGAAACTCGAATTCTCCGCGCCGATGCAGGCCCTGGGCGGCGCCATCGGTTCCCTGCGCCGCCTTCCGCCGGCCCTGGCCGCCCTCCCCCTCGGGCTGGTCATGGGCCTTCTCCCCTGCGGCTTTTTCTACGCCATGGCGATTACCGCCGCCCAGAGCGCCTCGCCGGTCACCGGCGGGGTGACTCTCTTCGCCTTCGGTCTCGGCACCCTCCCGGCCCTCTTTTTCTTCGGCAGCGCGGCCCACTGGCTCGGCACCCGCGCCCGTAGCTGGATGATCCGCATCGCCGGAATCCTGGTCGCCCTCATGGGGGCGGTCAACCTCCTGCGCCACCTGCGGATGATGGGGCTCTGGTAGGTTTAAAGTTCCGTCAATCGAGCTTTACTCCTCCCTGGACCCCGAACCTTTGCCTCACGCGACGCCGCAACGACGCAACGTTTTTGGATCAGGGTCAAAGGATTGATTTTCGCTGCGTCGTCGCGTCGTTGCGTGAAACAGGCCTTTGACGTGTTCTTTTTGGTTTTTCACGTACACCGAAAAAAGGCCCGGGTGCATCTGCACCCGGGCCTTTTCGCTTGCCGGCAAATCAATTGTCCGTCCATCTTCCCGCGCCCTTCAGCCGGAAATCCGGAACTGTTCCATCTCCCCCTTGAGCAGGGCAATTTCATCGTTGAGCGCCTGCAGGATCCGGGCATTTCCCTGGACCTGTTCGGAAGTTTCAGCAGCCATGCCCAGCAGGTCTTCGGTGGCCGCCATGATCTGCTGATTGACGGCCTGCTGTTCCTGGGCCGCGGACGAGATATCCACCGTTTTCCGGTTGGCCAGCTCGATATTGTCGGCGATCACCCGGGCACTGCGCACCTGCTCCTGCGTCGCCCGCAGGGTCATTTCCATGCCGTCCCTGAGCGGAGAGAGATTGCGCAGCAGATAGGCCGTACTCTTCTCCTGCTCGTCCGTGGCGCGATTGACCTCGAAAATCCGGCTTCGAACCTGCTCTGTGGCCTGTACCACCAGCTCCAGTCCCCGGGTCTGCTCGATGGAGGCCCGCTCGATTTTGCGGGAAATCTCCGCCGCCCGCTGCGAGGCTCCCAGGGTTTCCTTGAACACCTCGGCGGTCTCCTGTACCACCCGGTTGTTCTCCCCGACGACCCGCGTGGCATCACCGGCTCCCTGGACCACCCCGTTGATCTCCTCCTGCAGCAGAGAGACGATTCCTTCGATCTCCAGGGTCGAGTTGGCGGTGCGTTCGGAGAGCTGGCGCATCTGGTTGGCCACGACGGCAAACCCCTGACCGTGGACGCCGGCCTGGGCGGCGATGATCTGGGCATTGAGACTCAAGAGTTTGAGCTGATTGGTCACCTCGCCGATGACCG
This region includes:
- a CDS encoding FixH family protein, which encodes MKNPHSPDVLRHAAAVLTLLLILSALAVPALAGGETRLVERASGGLNAVLLLKEAPLVAMTQIPFELQLTDDAGSPLTGASVRCDLSMPAMAMPINRPAVTEKGGSYRGEAIFTMAGAWRATFEILLPNGEAKTLIFDMDRVLLK
- a CDS encoding sulfite exporter TauE/SafE family protein — translated: MIDPLYTLALATGLFGSGHCIGMCGGLVAALSLSAEGRRGGIVFHLLYNAGRILTYTLVGLLVGWLGSAIAYTDIFSGATRVILVASDLFVIAVGLGSAGLFARLNLMKLEFSAPMQALGGAIGSLRRLPPALAALPLGLVMGLLPCGFFYAMAITAAQSASPVTGGVTLFAFGLGTLPALFFFGSAAHWLGTRARSWMIRIAGILVALMGAVNLLRHLRMMGLW